Sequence from the Amaranthus tricolor cultivar Red isolate AtriRed21 chromosome 16, ASM2621246v1, whole genome shotgun sequence genome:
GCTAATGGAGTGTTTATCAACGAGTGTTGATTTAGTAGAGTTGAGAGTAACGGTTACTAGAGTGGAGGGTAAGGCGTGGTACACAATAATATTAGCTTGCACCAAGTCTATATTAGACTTTGCCCAAAATAGAATACATGACACcagtaaattttcaaaatcgaaaTGTAACGGCATCATATCTCCATTGATAGGTAAAAGTCTTCCTTCCAAACATAAACCCCCAACCAAAGAAACGGAGAAACAAATCTTACAAGTGTTCAAGATGTCTACTACAAACTAATAAACAAGTACAAGCAGTGATACCAAAAATTACACAGGAGTACAAGCGCACACAAATATTGGTTCAACAACGACAATTCGCTCACCTTTGGATCACCAAGAAAGGGCATTGGTGTGCCACTTTGATATGATCTAGAGGGATCATTGGGATTGTCTCCGGCTGCAGCACGTGCAGCAGCACTAGCTCTAACTTCCCAAGCTTGTAGAGTTCCAAAATCAGGAACTGGCAAATCTTTAACTCTATTGAGTTGTTCAACTAAAGGCTTGAGCTGCTCCTGTAATTTATTACCTTTTGTTATCCCAAAAAAAACTTGTAGATATTGAAACCGCAGAGTTTCTTATATGAAGTGTAAAGCTCGTCTTTTCACATACTGAACTTCAGTGCAAAATGCATAACAAGGTGAAAATTCAGGGGAAATACAAAAATAAGTCATGAGTGCAACTCCGAACAAAACTAATCAGAACATGATATCAGGTGttaatcatgaaaaaaaaaaggtaagagTATTCTTAAGATTCAATTTAGCAGAAACACTGTTGTCAAAGGACTAAATCTAATCAAAGGACTAAAGCTAATATTCAAATATCTCACACTTATAAAAATAAGACAGGCCTCCGCCTTCACCATGTTGGTAAATTTTAACCAGCATCAGCGAGATATGAACTGGGTCAACTAATCCAAATATTTGTCTTGACTATAcgtttaaaattaaatgaaagcaGGACCAATAAAGTTCTCTCAAGCTCAAATTGGCTCAAATTGGCTAAGATAACCAATTTCTAGAATGTAAGTTCACACAGGCAAGACACATCAATCCATCTCGATTGAAACTACGATTAGCTACAATCCAATTTCTGTGAGATGATTTTACATGTAGCACCAGCATCATTAGACGATCTCATATGGGCAAAGCATATTGGATCTTTAGAAAGAATCGGAATGATGAAATACTATTCAAACGTTAAAGTAGAATAATTAAGGTAGTTCTAGAAGTTTGGACCTTACCGATGCAGTTCAACTAAAACTGAATTATTCAGTTCTCCTGTAGCTAGGGAAGAAGTACAAAGCATAGATAGCCAAAATTTCAAGTATCAAGCAACAGAAAGTTATCAGAAAGCAGGACACTTATAGAGTCTGGAGGCAGTCAAGGCTACACCTGACGGTACATAATTAATTGCTTCATAACTCCTTTCATCCCTAATTAGTTTACGGGCTTTACTAATTATTAATCTCAATTTAGTTTTACTCATTTCCTTTATGGCAAGGAACCACaattatcaaattattttgATAGGTTCTTCCACCAAAGCACTTCAAGTCTCATGTTCGATGATGAATGGAATACAAAATAAATCGAAAAAGGCAGCAAATACTCCCATACGCACCTACAAAATGAAAACTTTGCTAGTTACATGACATTGGAAACAGTGTAACAGCATAAGAGTTGTCAACAAACTCACAAACCTCCAATTTCTGAAGCATTTCTCTTAGCTTTTCACGGCGGCGCCTCCTCACATTATCATCTGCGTCTCCTACTTCCTGAGCAGCAAACTTGTCACTTTCTGCCACAAGTTCACCTTTACAATTTTCACAAAGAAAGTTTTCACCATCGTCGGAAATAAGCCTTGCTGCATCCAGTGCAGTATATCTGGGCATATAACCTTAGGAATGTTTAGTTCTGTGAAtgctaaaatacaaaaataaaaaaaataaataaaataaaaaaaataaaaaaaaaagtatcttCCAATGTGTTCAgttagagaaagagaaggaagagTAAGAGTTTTCATTCCAATCTCTCCGTTGTTGAAGAGATTCATTTCATGTAATATAAAATGATATTCATCCCTCCATTTCCTTTCCATATTAAAAATTGTGTTCAAACTGACGGAGAACCCTCTATCCATTTCCCTCCCCTTTTCTTCCCTccattttaaaaatctttaacaAGCTGTTGAGCTAGAGGAAGCAGGGGAGACAACCTTTTGTTACAGTTGGGGCATATATACTCCTGAATTGTGTTCTTGCTGTCCAACTCgtccttcaatttttttttcattcgaTGCATTCTATACCTCACAACATCATAAATCTGCAAGAAATTACAATTTTAGAAACTTCAGAAATCTCCTCTACACAATCCATATATATGAATTAGCAGTTGATTGGCATCCATTAACTTGACTACTTTTAAACTAGTCGTAAGTAAAAGCCTGTTTTTCTCAAAACTTCAAAATGGTGAAAAGTAGAAATACACATTTACACTCACTGTTTATATACGGGAAAAGTAGAAGAAAAATTTGCAAAATACACTAGCTATGACAAATTTGAGGCAGAAAAGCACAACAGGTATCAACTTCATTAAATGTGAAGGAAAGGCCAAAAAAATTCACTGCATATAGAAACAAACAAATGAACTAGAATCGCCAATGATAAGCAACCTGTGCATAATCTAAACAGCAGTATGAGTGAGTGTGCAGCTTAAtcttttcttccccctctctTCCATGATGCTGACCATCAGTGGTGGCTGAAACTGCCGCAGCATGTAGTCTTACACCCTTTGCTGTCTGTGGGAAATTAAGTGCATATTAGATAAcgataaaactaaaagcaggaTATTTCAATGAGATGAAATTTTGTAAATGCGGactaaatttaatgaaattttgaaaGGACAGAAAAAAGAGAACTGTCAAAACCCAACCACTGAAAAAGTGGTACAGCAGTGTTCTTGTGAGCTAGGAAAGCCTTAACGCTAATACACGCGTGTTTTATAGAAGAGGAGCACTTGCGCCGATTTCAAGAGTGGTAGGTCGTGTATTCAAAAGTGGTACATGATTAGGTCACATAGGTTAAGTCTTTTTGATAACTAAATAAATCACTAAAATTGAAATCCGTTACACATTCAACCATGATAGGAGCTGGTGGAAGAGATGGCTGCTATAAACTGACTAAATgaatttaattacaaaatatggaaatattgaataaaatgaaataaactgaAAATGGCATGAAATTGATGATTAGAGAAAGATTACAACCCTaaagtaataaaagaaaaagcaaTTAGAGAAGCTTGAGGATATGTCGGTGTCATTTTTATGGGTATATTAGAATCAATTTTAAGGATATGCCAATATCAATTTTGACATGAATAATGTAAGTCAACAATTAAAACGGTGACAACTGATAGAACCTCTTTCCTATAATCATGCATGACTGACAATAATGTATCGTAACTAGAAGCAAACTAGACCTCTTTTCTATGATCACGCATGACCAGCTTTTCTTCCTCAAAGAAACGCAATGTCCGGCGTAGTTGCTTCAAATGAAGTTTTAAATCCTTTGCTAGATCTTCCTCTCTCACCCATTGACGTCTGGAAATGCACGGTGTACATTAAAAAGCAGAGATCGAACATTTTAAATGCAATGACGATGGCAGTCGAAAGcaagaaaaaacaaacaaattttatctaaaagagCATTAGGAAATGCAAGTTCCCTTTAGGGAGTGTTTGGCATAAGGGAATCGGACTAATGAGAGGAGATTTTTAAGATGACACTTTGAAGATAAAAATGTATTATCCCTTATTTGTCGTGTTAGGGACTTGAAAGAATgagatgaaaataaaagtctACCCACAAATACCACTCTTCCCCCAAGACTTTAATCTTAGGGACTTTCTTTATTCCCAATCTTAGGGactttctcatttttttattctcattttcTAATTCCATTCTCTTTAAACAAAGGCTTGGACTTTTTTTGGGACAAAGTCCCATTCCCTCCCTCAAATCCCAtgtgccaaacacccccttacTTTAACAATCGACCCCTATAACGTTTGGAAATGCAAGGTGTACATAAAAGCAAAGATCAAACATTTTTAATGCAATGACAATGGCATTTGAAAGCAAGATAAAAGAAAACTAATTCATCTAAAGGAGCTTTAAGTATTGCAAATTCACTAAACTTCAAACAAATCACCCCTATTTAATCCAATAAGTACTAAAAACTGTTTCCGACATTCCACCACCAAAAACCTAAATTTCATTGCAAGAATCTCTCAAAAAGGTTGGTAAATGTTACCATGGAAGTGTCAATGTATGAGAGAACCTAGAGACTGGTAACAGAAATTTCCAACAAGTCATGCAAGCATCTAGGTACTTCCATTTTCCGTAGCAAAATATGTTAAATAAAACTCAAAAGGATCAATTGGTCTAGGAACTCTTTTGGTTTCATAAGGTAAATGGAGATTGTAATAATAAGGGAGCTCTTGTTTTCAAGCAATTAGAGTGGACAATCTCTTTGGGGACAATTAATTTTTGAATGCATTATCAACACTTAAGCAATCTCATGGCCATCAAAAGGGACGTGGATCATCTGGATGGAAAATGATACAGTACCAAAGTGCAAAACAAAGACCACATCTCAATACATCGGTCGCATTGTAAAGGTTCTTCAATAAAAACAAAGTAACATTTCCCATGTTGCAAAGATGTAAACAATCCGTGTTTTGGGCCGTTTAGAGGCTTTATGTCATGCTTTCAAATGATATTTAATGCTATTATAATCACATCACCCCGTTGCCGCATTATCATGTTCGTTACTACGATTGCAACCAGTACTGTATTTTTGCACAATAACAACTCTCTTTATTGGGAAGCGAACAACATCATGCACATTGGGATTAACTCCTCTTATTCATTATATTCTTTTGCTAATCAACTCCTGAGTCTTTTAAATTTTCTAGGGTCCCTACTTTCTAAATGAGATTTACAGGTTGACCATAATCCAGCTAAGCAATGAAGAAGAGTTGGCTAGGCACCTAGACTCTAGAATTGTTTATAGTTTCCATTTAGCAGTTGCATTGTGTTAAGTCCAAAAAGTACAAATTGATCACATAACAATTATGTGAGTTGGGTTTATACAATACAATGCAAACATTACCACAATTAGGCTAGAATGTCTTAGTTGGTTTCAAAAATACGGATCCTTCATGAATCTACAAACAAAGCCTATTGAATTTACATAATCACAAAACAAATTCCCatgaaaattccaaactaaagaAGGTATTATGTTCGAATGAAAAAAAGGATATTTTTTGTTAGCAGTTACCTAGTAAGTGCATCAAGAATAACCACTGCCATCCCTCGGTTATCACTACGACTAGTCTTTGGTTGATTATCTCCCTTCATGGAAATGTCATCGTAAAAAGCTCGGGCAGTAAGCCTCACCAACCTGGAATTGGCAAAATATCaataaatcaagaaaaacaaatatttaCACCTTT
This genomic interval carries:
- the LOC130802265 gene encoding transcription initiation factor IIE subunit alpha-like isoform X3, whose product is MKGDNQPKTSRSDNRGMAVVILDALTRRQWVREEDLAKDLKLHLKQLRRTLRFFEEEKLVMRDHRKETAKGVRLHAAAVSATTDGQHHGREGEEKIKLHTHSYCCLDYAQIYDVVRYRMHRMKKKLKDELDSKNTIQEYICPNCNKRYTALDAARLISDDGENFLCENCKGELVAESDKFAAQEVGDADDNVRRRRREKLREMLQKLEEQLKPLVEQLNRVKDLPVPDFGTLQAWEVRASAAARAAAGDNPNDPSRSYQSGTPMPFLGDPKIDVAISGVEDKEDSKAGSGSTPMKVLPPWMIKQGMKLTKEQRGEVKEDTKTEITSDSSALSDDKKSTVTKDEKSFQDEYFKAYYAALLERQREEDAKRQQDLSNIDISDQHTSSDRQVGMKSKREDEIEDEDVWEEATPSAGNPGESYKVADLNIQANDPAEEDNDDDDDDDDDDVEWEDG
- the LOC130802265 gene encoding transcription initiation factor IIE subunit alpha-like isoform X2, encoding MSNSLSIEPFNRLVRLTARAFYDDISMKGDNQPKTSRSDNRGMAVVILDALTRRQWVREEDLAKDLKLHLKQLRRTLRFFEEEKLVMRDHRKETAKGVRLHAAAVSATTDGQHHGREGEEKIKLHTHSYCCLDYAQIYDVVRYRMHRMKKKLKDELDSKNTIQEYICPNCNKRYTALDAARLISDDGENFLCENCKGELVAESDKFAAQEVGDADDNVRRRRREKLREMLQKLEEQLKPLVEQLNRVKDLPVPDFGTLQAWEVRASAAARAAAGDNPNDPSRSYQSGTPMPFLGDPKIDVAISGVEDKEDSKAGSGSTPMKVLPPWMIKQGMKLTKEQRGEVKEDTKTEITSDSSALSDDKKSTVTKDEKSFQDEYFKAYYAALLERQREEDAKRQQDLSNIDISDQHTSSDRQVGMKSKREDEIEDEDVWEEATPSGNPGESYKVADLNIQANDPAEEDNDDDDDDDDDDVEWEDG
- the LOC130802265 gene encoding transcription initiation factor IIE subunit alpha-like isoform X1 is translated as MSNSLSIEPFNRLVRLTARAFYDDISMKGDNQPKTSRSDNRGMAVVILDALTRRQWVREEDLAKDLKLHLKQLRRTLRFFEEEKLVMRDHRKETAKGVRLHAAAVSATTDGQHHGREGEEKIKLHTHSYCCLDYAQIYDVVRYRMHRMKKKLKDELDSKNTIQEYICPNCNKRYTALDAARLISDDGENFLCENCKGELVAESDKFAAQEVGDADDNVRRRRREKLREMLQKLEEQLKPLVEQLNRVKDLPVPDFGTLQAWEVRASAAARAAAGDNPNDPSRSYQSGTPMPFLGDPKIDVAISGVEDKEDSKAGSGSTPMKVLPPWMIKQGMKLTKEQRGEVKEDTKTEITSDSSALSDDKKSTVTKDEKSFQDEYFKAYYAALLERQREEDAKRQQDLSNIDISDQHTSSDRQVGMKSKREDEIEDEDVWEEATPSAGNPGESYKVADLNIQANDPAEEDNDDDDDDDDDDVEWEDG